A portion of the Collinsella aerofaciens genome contains these proteins:
- a CDS encoding response regulator, whose amino-acid sequence MIDAPDYTAQERGDRSAWVWLIAALLGIALSVVAGMMSYGYTTAQAEQRFADVVDYVATQSLSYDAFNSAYTTKNLIRVMEIAGEVARDMERDGSVDNAALEQYADQFNVSALIVTDASGNLVSESSTDNVGYESLAMYLKEAPVLEVATHPLKSYTDRITLADDSVADIGCVTRQDGEGIVIAVRHQSAKAVASNTLKLQSLLEGYETIDSGNIVIENDGKVVATNAVEPTVLGVFDLPATDAIIVDEIKDRCLPSKVRLVNVNGEWYLGTYGKAQKFYVYTYASAQRYFEVVAVVAAGVLVLYSGVVATVVMVRRRADRRRLTDLLQQERDYGDKLAKAAREASSANSAKTEFLRRMSHDLRTPINGIRGMVEVGDANADDLQKQTECRSKIWTASGLLLDLANEALDMSRLESGQVDLELVPTNLVTLNHEVRDILERQAEERLVTIICDQQTLNHPYARVSVTHLKRLLLNIAGNAVKYNRRGGYVRLVCREVEPADGVPVYEYTIADNGIGMSEEFQQHLYEPFCREEQQVEGASSGTGLGAPIAKQLVELMGGTMSFTSVLGQGTTFTIRLPFEKCKRSEIPQAVRVDAGDGDALQGLRVLLVEDNDLNAEIAQFTLARAGAVVTHAKDGESAVEMFAASAPHEYDVVLMDIMMPGIDGLEATRRIRALDRDDAATTPIIAVSANAFADDRRLSREAGMNAHLSKPVSSQELVEALAHIAADAS is encoded by the coding sequence ATGATCGATGCGCCCGACTACACCGCTCAGGAGCGGGGCGATCGTTCGGCATGGGTATGGCTCATTGCCGCCCTGTTGGGGATAGCGCTCTCGGTTGTTGCCGGCATGATGAGCTACGGTTACACGACAGCCCAGGCCGAGCAGCGATTTGCCGACGTTGTCGATTACGTGGCGACGCAGAGCCTTTCCTACGATGCATTCAATAGCGCCTATACGACCAAAAACCTGATTCGCGTGATGGAGATCGCCGGAGAGGTGGCGCGCGATATGGAGCGCGACGGCTCGGTGGATAACGCCGCGCTGGAGCAATATGCTGACCAGTTCAACGTGAGTGCGCTGATCGTGACGGACGCATCGGGCAACTTGGTGTCCGAGTCCTCGACGGATAACGTGGGTTATGAGTCGCTTGCTATGTATCTCAAAGAAGCGCCCGTGTTGGAGGTGGCAACCCATCCGCTTAAGTCTTATACCGATCGTATTACGCTTGCGGATGACTCGGTTGCAGACATTGGTTGCGTGACCCGGCAGGATGGCGAGGGTATCGTTATCGCGGTAAGGCATCAGAGCGCGAAGGCGGTTGCAAGCAATACGCTCAAACTGCAGAGTCTGCTCGAAGGTTATGAAACTATCGATAGCGGCAATATCGTGATCGAAAACGATGGCAAGGTCGTTGCGACCAATGCCGTCGAACCCACCGTATTGGGCGTGTTCGACCTGCCCGCGACGGACGCCATCATTGTCGACGAAATTAAGGATCGATGCCTGCCCAGTAAAGTCCGACTGGTCAACGTCAACGGCGAGTGGTATTTGGGCACATACGGCAAAGCGCAAAAATTCTACGTGTACACCTATGCCTCGGCGCAGCGCTACTTTGAGGTCGTCGCGGTTGTTGCTGCCGGCGTGCTGGTGCTCTACAGCGGTGTTGTAGCCACTGTTGTGATGGTGCGTCGCCGCGCTGATCGTCGACGTTTGACGGACTTGCTGCAGCAGGAGCGCGACTATGGCGACAAGCTGGCAAAGGCGGCGCGTGAGGCCTCGTCTGCCAACTCGGCAAAGACGGAGTTCCTGCGTCGCATGAGCCACGATCTGCGCACGCCCATCAACGGCATCCGCGGTATGGTTGAGGTCGGCGATGCCAATGCGGACGATCTGCAAAAGCAGACCGAGTGCCGCTCAAAGATCTGGACGGCATCGGGACTGCTGCTCGACCTTGCGAATGAGGCCCTGGATATGAGTCGCCTGGAGAGCGGGCAGGTCGACCTGGAGCTTGTTCCCACAAATTTGGTGACCCTCAACCACGAGGTGCGCGATATTCTGGAGCGCCAGGCCGAGGAACGCCTGGTGACAATTATCTGCGATCAGCAGACGCTTAATCATCCCTATGCGCGGGTGAGCGTGACGCACCTCAAGCGCTTGTTGCTCAATATTGCCGGCAATGCCGTCAAGTACAACCGCCGGGGCGGCTATGTTCGCCTGGTGTGCCGCGAGGTGGAGCCAGCGGATGGCGTTCCTGTCTATGAATACACGATCGCCGATAACGGTATTGGCATGAGCGAGGAGTTCCAACAGCACCTCTACGAGCCGTTTTGTCGCGAGGAGCAGCAGGTGGAAGGCGCTTCATCGGGAACTGGCCTGGGTGCGCCTATTGCTAAACAGTTGGTCGAGCTTATGGGCGGAACCATGAGTTTTACGAGCGTCTTGGGGCAGGGGACGACGTTTACCATCCGTCTGCCGTTTGAGAAGTGCAAGCGCTCCGAGATTCCTCAGGCTGTGCGCGTGGACGCGGGCGACGGCGATGCGCTCCAGGGCTTGCGTGTTTTGCTCGTAGAGGATAACGACCTGAATGCCGAGATTGCACAGTTTACGCTCGCCCGTGCCGGTGCCGTCGTGACGCATGCTAAGGATGGTGAGTCTGCCGTCGAGATGTTTGCCGCGAGCGCGCCTCACGAGTACGACGTGGTGTTGATGGACATCATGATGCCCGGTATCGATGGCCTTGAGGCCACGCGTCGGATTCGAGCACTCGATCGCGATGATGCCGCGACCACGCCGATCATCGCCGTGAGCGCCAACGCCTTTGCCGACGATCGCAGGCTTTCGCGTGAGGCGGGCATGAACGCGCACCTGAGTAAACCAGTGAGTTCGCAGGAGCTCGTTGAGGCGCTTGCGCACATAGCCGCCGACGCTTCATAA
- a CDS encoding TIGR00730 family Rossman fold protein, producing MNITVYLGASVGNDPAFLPAVQELGNWIGSNGHALVYGGSKSGLMGALADSVLDAGGHVTGVEPSFFIEAEFQHDGIDDLIVTSDMAERKAKMIELGDAFVAFPGGTGTLEEIAEVMSAVSLGHLSAPCILYNLDGYYNDLKALLGHMIDKGLSSSRRQLGIYFADDLREIASIING from the coding sequence ATGAACATCACGGTATACCTGGGCGCCAGCGTTGGTAACGACCCAGCATTTTTGCCTGCGGTGCAAGAGCTGGGCAACTGGATTGGCTCTAACGGGCACGCGCTGGTATACGGCGGGTCCAAATCGGGCCTGATGGGTGCGCTCGCCGATAGCGTGCTCGATGCTGGCGGTCATGTGACGGGCGTGGAGCCGAGCTTTTTTATCGAGGCCGAGTTTCAGCACGATGGCATCGACGACCTCATCGTGACGAGTGATATGGCCGAGCGCAAGGCCAAGATGATTGAGCTCGGTGACGCGTTCGTCGCCTTCCCGGGTGGCACGGGCACGCTCGAGGAGATTGCCGAGGTCATGTCGGCCGTGTCGCTGGGGCATCTGAGTGCGCCATGCATCCTGTATAACCTGGACGGTTACTACAACGACCTCAAGGCGCTGCTCGGGCACATGATTGATAAGGGGCTTTCGAGCTCGAGGCGCCAGCTCGGCATCTACTTTGCCGACGATTTGCGTGAGATTGCCTCGATTATCAACGGATAA
- a CDS encoding ABC-2 transporter permease, with protein MKRAFMSELAIVRTLVPSIAGVGLFIFVVLTLANASDGDSGMSAGACAVSAMSPIVVMNSLAGYDNQNGWERYRATLPISRIDIICARYLSIIVFSAVMACAAALLGIVSIPLFNSAGMPSTGQTVFETTIASAASMLISLMMVFLAQPLFFRFGHMEALRFSVGLFALLGCLAMATLSSSNPISNWLMSIAGANPDPAVLGCLCAGIAVLALVLCALSCIVSTKVYRARDL; from the coding sequence ATGAAACGCGCCTTTATGTCTGAGCTCGCCATCGTCCGCACGCTTGTCCCGAGCATTGCGGGAGTCGGCCTGTTCATCTTCGTCGTGCTGACCCTCGCCAACGCATCAGATGGCGATTCTGGTATGAGCGCCGGCGCCTGCGCGGTCAGTGCCATGTCGCCCATCGTGGTCATGAACTCGCTGGCCGGCTACGACAATCAAAACGGATGGGAGCGCTATCGGGCAACGCTGCCCATCTCGCGCATAGACATCATCTGTGCACGCTACCTGAGCATCATTGTCTTCTCGGCCGTCATGGCGTGCGCCGCCGCGCTTCTGGGCATCGTCTCTATCCCGCTCTTCAACAGCGCGGGCATGCCCTCGACGGGACAAACCGTCTTTGAGACCACAATAGCCTCCGCCGCATCGATGCTCATCTCCCTCATGATGGTGTTTCTGGCACAGCCGCTGTTCTTTCGATTTGGACACATGGAGGCGCTGCGCTTTTCCGTCGGCCTGTTCGCCCTGCTCGGATGCCTTGCCATGGCCACGCTGAGCTCCTCCAACCCCATCAGCAACTGGCTCATGTCGATTGCCGGAGCGAATCCCGATCCTGCCGTCCTCGGCTGCCTGTGTGCGGGCATCGCGGTATTGGCCCTCGTGCTATGTGCACTTAGCTGCATCGTCAGCACCAAGGTCTACCGGGCACGCGACCTGTAG
- a CDS encoding potassium channel family protein, with protein MNRLRTLADVLRQAGFARITGLFLIFYLLCSTAVWLSEPTTLTFGDGLWFSFETVSTIGFGDIPAETPVARAITVVLSVISIFYIAMLTGVAVNYCNTLIKLRQKDTMARFMDDLEHLEELDRDELADLSRRVREYRRRQR; from the coding sequence ATGAACAGGTTGAGGACGCTTGCCGATGTGCTGCGACAGGCTGGCTTTGCACGCATCACGGGCCTGTTTCTTATCTTTTACCTGCTGTGCTCGACGGCTGTCTGGCTGTCCGAGCCTACGACCCTCACGTTTGGCGATGGCCTGTGGTTTAGCTTTGAGACGGTCTCGACCATCGGCTTTGGCGATATTCCGGCCGAGACGCCGGTTGCCCGCGCGATTACCGTCGTCCTGAGCGTCATCAGCATCTTCTACATCGCCATGCTCACGGGTGTGGCGGTGAACTACTGCAATACGCTCATCAAGCTGCGCCAAAAGGACACCATGGCGCGCTTTATGGACGATCTTGAGCATTTGGAAGAGCTCGATCGTGACGAGCTCGCCGACCTGTCGCGCCGTGTGCGCGAATATCGCCGCCGCCAACGCTAG
- a CDS encoding ATP-binding protein, translated as MRASAVLRSVIYRALAIVLAALAVLSSIAPAQAFADDSSQPVKTVRVGWLVNNEGFQDGTPGERLSGWGYEYLQTLSYYTPGWQYEYVSGTFTELMEKLEAGEIDLMPNISYSEERAQKLLFSSNPEGTERYYIYARPDRDDLAKGDPQALQGLTIGFNPGVMQTIVGQQWLANEGITCTYKEISSNGDLFDALANGEVDAIVMNDTTSSPNASPMFYIGSSDYYFAVPKSRPDLMNDINAAMTAIARVNPRYNDEVKSSYSTQNSGSSSLNGPECSWLKANNNTITLGYITGKLPYCNEDEDGEMEGSLASLATTLHDKFGITVKTVAFDSYKMMSKALSKGSIDVALPVYRDYWFAEQTGVVQSISLGTISLTAIHTGSNLNKDLQNIACTKSSFVNKNALESLFPTATVTEYQSDDEAFDALRKGTARCIVAPSSRVKTIGDRYDLEDCETTELPDTCELSCWISRGKPELLGIINKGIINAGESLSASNFSSTSYTAQESNTLQFLYRNRTAIAAALIGMLSVGVVLLIWALVRARTERKKADAANAAKTAFLTRMSHDIRTPLNGILGLIEIEELKEGDMQVARESRAKARVAANHLLSLINDILEMGKIEDRKLTLEHAPFNLKELCDDTLVLCKLRASSNGITMQDNSLPYATGPYMIGSPTHIRQIMINLLDNSIKYNKHGGSVTFSSKTKPLDDGRALFCFSVSDTGIGMAPEFLKHIYEPFAQEGDDARSKFQGTGMGMPIVKSLIELMGGTIEVSSELHVGTTFYVEIPLDIDKNPRARANTVERALDCSLADMNVLLAEDNELNAEIAQTLLESEGVVVTRAVNGNEVVDLYLSHPAGSFDAILMDIMMPDMDGYEATRAIRLSEKVDAADIPIIALTANAFAEDAKAAHDAGMNAHLSKPLDFNKLKNILARIKKNGSVSL; from the coding sequence GTGAGAGCTTCCGCTGTCCTTCGTTCAGTTATATATCGCGCCCTGGCCATTGTGCTTGCCGCGCTTGCCGTGCTGAGTTCTATCGCGCCTGCCCAGGCTTTTGCCGATGACTCTAGTCAGCCAGTCAAAACGGTCCGCGTTGGTTGGCTCGTCAACAATGAGGGCTTCCAGGACGGCACCCCCGGCGAGCGTCTCTCGGGATGGGGTTACGAGTACCTCCAGACCCTCTCGTACTACACACCCGGCTGGCAGTACGAATACGTCTCCGGCACCTTCACCGAGCTTATGGAGAAGCTCGAAGCCGGCGAGATTGACCTCATGCCAAACATCTCCTACTCCGAAGAACGCGCCCAAAAACTGCTCTTCTCGTCGAACCCCGAGGGCACCGAACGCTACTACATCTACGCTAGGCCCGACCGTGACGACCTCGCAAAGGGTGACCCTCAAGCACTCCAAGGTCTCACTATCGGTTTCAACCCCGGCGTCATGCAAACCATCGTTGGCCAGCAATGGCTCGCCAACGAGGGCATTACCTGTACCTATAAGGAAATCAGCAGTAACGGCGACCTTTTCGATGCGCTGGCAAACGGCGAGGTCGACGCCATCGTCATGAATGACACGACCTCGTCGCCCAACGCCTCCCCCATGTTCTACATTGGTTCGAGCGACTACTACTTTGCCGTTCCCAAAAGCCGCCCCGACCTGATGAACGACATCAATGCTGCCATGACGGCAATCGCTCGCGTCAACCCACGCTATAACGACGAAGTCAAATCTAGCTACTCGACCCAAAACAGCGGTTCATCATCGCTCAACGGCCCCGAATGTTCTTGGCTCAAAGCAAACAACAACACCATCACGCTCGGCTACATTACGGGCAAACTCCCCTACTGCAACGAGGACGAAGACGGCGAAATGGAAGGATCGCTCGCATCGCTTGCGACGACGCTACACGATAAATTTGGCATTACGGTCAAAACCGTCGCCTTTGATAGCTACAAGATGATGTCAAAGGCTCTGTCAAAGGGAAGTATAGACGTTGCGCTGCCGGTATACCGAGATTACTGGTTTGCCGAGCAAACAGGCGTTGTGCAGTCGATATCGTTGGGGACCATATCCCTCACCGCCATCCACACCGGCAGCAACCTGAACAAAGACCTTCAGAACATCGCCTGTACCAAATCATCGTTTGTCAACAAAAATGCACTTGAAAGTCTGTTCCCCACAGCGACCGTAACCGAATACCAATCCGACGATGAAGCGTTCGATGCCCTCAGGAAGGGAACGGCGCGCTGCATCGTCGCTCCCAGTTCACGCGTAAAAACCATCGGTGACCGTTACGATCTCGAGGACTGCGAGACGACCGAGCTCCCTGACACCTGTGAGCTCTCATGCTGGATTTCGCGCGGAAAACCCGAGCTGTTGGGAATCATCAACAAGGGCATCATCAATGCCGGAGAATCGCTCTCCGCAAGCAATTTCTCCTCCACGTCGTACACGGCCCAGGAATCCAACACGCTTCAATTCCTTTATCGCAACCGCACCGCCATTGCAGCTGCCCTCATCGGTATGTTGTCGGTCGGCGTCGTCCTGCTCATCTGGGCGCTCGTGCGCGCTCGAACCGAGCGCAAAAAAGCCGATGCTGCCAACGCCGCTAAGACGGCATTCCTCACGCGCATGAGCCACGACATCCGCACGCCGCTCAACGGCATCCTGGGCCTTATCGAGATCGAGGAATTGAAGGAAGGCGATATGCAAGTCGCCCGCGAGAGCCGTGCCAAGGCGCGCGTTGCCGCCAATCACCTGCTCTCGCTGATCAACGACATCCTCGAGATGGGAAAAATCGAAGACCGCAAGCTAACACTGGAACATGCGCCTTTTAACCTCAAAGAGCTCTGTGACGATACGCTGGTGCTGTGCAAGCTCCGCGCGTCCAGTAACGGCATCACAATGCAGGACAATAGTCTGCCGTACGCCACGGGGCCATACATGATCGGCAGTCCCACCCATATCCGACAGATCATGATCAACCTGTTAGACAACAGCATTAAGTACAACAAGCACGGCGGCTCCGTCACCTTTAGTTCAAAGACCAAGCCACTCGATGATGGACGCGCGCTCTTTTGCTTTAGCGTTTCGGATACCGGCATTGGCATGGCTCCCGAGTTTTTAAAGCATATCTATGAGCCGTTTGCCCAAGAAGGTGACGATGCGCGCAGCAAGTTCCAGGGAACCGGCATGGGCATGCCAATCGTCAAGTCGCTTATTGAACTGATGGGCGGCACCATCGAAGTCAGCAGCGAACTCCATGTGGGCACCACGTTCTACGTGGAAATTCCGCTCGATATCGACAAGAACCCCCGGGCGCGGGCGAATACGGTCGAGAGGGCGCTCGACTGCTCGCTCGCCGACATGAACGTGCTGCTCGCCGAAGACAACGAATTGAATGCCGAGATTGCCCAGACGCTGCTAGAATCCGAGGGCGTCGTGGTCACCCGCGCCGTCAACGGCAACGAAGTCGTCGATCTGTACCTGTCTCATCCCGCCGGCAGCTTCGATGCGATCCTGATGGACATTATGATGCCGGACATGGACGGTTACGAGGCAACCCGCGCGATTCGCCTGAGCGAGAAGGTCGATGCAGCCGATATCCCCATCATCGCGCTCACCGCCAATGCCTTTGCCGAGGACGCCAAGGCGGCACACGACGCCGGCATGAACGCCCATCTGTCCAAACCGCTCGACTTTAACAAGCTCAAAAACATACTCGCCCGCATCAAGAAAAACGGATCCGTTTCGCTATAG
- a CDS encoding pyridoxamine 5'-phosphate oxidase family protein → MFRPLRRKKRAITDEEARELLATCKRGVFAVNGDDGYPYAIPVNYFFDAEHDKIYFHGAKAGHKVDALKRDDKVCFTVYGNEWYQDGDWAPYVMSTVVFGRCRLVDEAPAFIEDKVRQLALRYYPSAEEVEEEIAKDIKGVQLYEITIEHLCGKQIHEK, encoded by the coding sequence ATGTTTAGGCCCTTACGTCGAAAGAAACGCGCCATCACTGACGAGGAAGCGCGCGAACTGCTCGCTACCTGCAAGCGCGGCGTCTTTGCCGTCAACGGCGACGATGGCTACCCGTACGCCATTCCCGTCAACTACTTCTTCGATGCCGAGCACGACAAGATTTATTTCCATGGCGCCAAAGCCGGCCACAAGGTCGACGCACTCAAGCGCGATGACAAGGTCTGCTTTACCGTTTACGGAAACGAGTGGTACCAGGACGGCGACTGGGCTCCCTACGTTATGAGTACCGTTGTCTTTGGTCGTTGTCGCCTGGTAGATGAGGCGCCTGCGTTTATCGAGGACAAAGTCCGTCAGCTCGCGCTTAGGTACTACCCTTCTGCCGAAGAAGTCGAGGAGGAGATCGCCAAAGACATCAAGGGCGTCCAGCTTTACGAGATTACGATTGAGCATCTCTGCGGTAAGCAGATTCACGAAAAGTAA
- a CDS encoding ABC transporter ATP-binding protein: MQTLLELKGVSRRVSDRFSLRDVTLAVEPGQIVGFVGANGAGKTTTIRAALGLIKLDAGEVHLFGQRYGADAPDETQRHLRSRIGLVLDTCPFPSTLKVGQVERLVGPAYPTWSCETFAGFIDRFGLDPKTKVKDLSRGMGMKLQLACALSHNAKLLVLDEATAGLDPMAREELLDELLAFVADSQHSVLLSSHITSDLDRTADRVICIDNGSIVFDLPREDITDRAGIAHCTQAQASELMACVEGARAAHHAYSMDVLVPNRRDVLEAFPEIPCDRATIDDYLRLMLKGASK, from the coding sequence ATGCAAACCTTGCTAGAACTCAAAGGTGTATCGCGCCGCGTGAGCGACCGCTTTTCGCTACGCGATGTCACGCTTGCCGTAGAGCCCGGCCAAATCGTCGGCTTTGTGGGCGCAAACGGCGCCGGCAAGACAACGACCATTCGCGCCGCGCTCGGGCTTATAAAGCTCGATGCCGGCGAGGTGCACCTGTTTGGGCAGCGCTATGGCGCCGACGCGCCCGACGAGACTCAGCGCCACCTGCGCTCCCGCATCGGCCTTGTCCTGGACACGTGTCCCTTCCCCTCCACGCTCAAGGTGGGCCAGGTCGAGAGGCTCGTAGGCCCGGCATATCCCACATGGAGCTGCGAAACGTTCGCCGGATTCATCGACCGATTTGGCCTCGATCCCAAAACGAAGGTCAAGGACCTCTCCCGCGGCATGGGCATGAAGCTGCAGCTCGCCTGTGCGCTCAGCCACAATGCCAAGCTGCTCGTTTTGGACGAAGCCACCGCAGGCCTTGATCCCATGGCGCGCGAGGAACTGCTCGACGAGTTGCTTGCCTTTGTCGCCGACAGCCAGCACAGCGTGCTGCTCTCGAGCCACATTACATCCGACCTCGATCGCACTGCCGACCGCGTCATCTGCATCGATAACGGCTCGATTGTTTTTGACCTACCACGCGAGGACATTACCGACCGAGCCGGCATCGCCCACTGCACCCAAGCACAGGCGTCCGAGCTCATGGCTTGCGTCGAAGGCGCCCGTGCCGCCCACCACGCCTATAGCATGGACGTGCTCGTGCCCAACCGTCGCGATGTGCTCGAGGCCTTCCCCGAGATTCCCTGCGACCGGGCAACCATTGATGACTATCTTCGCCTCATGCTGAAAGGGGCTTCGAAATGA
- a CDS encoding chloride channel protein translates to MDNLAKPTNRALFLVSVAVTGALAGAAVWLFFFAMEHGIDYLWTEIPHALGVASPELASGPFGFLPYPFFVCLLGGLLIGLYEKLTGTKTDDLNQVMAKVKQDGCYPYDSLGKLSLAALLPLLFGGSIGPEAGLTGVIAGLCSWVGDRMRRFGAEFRELTLLGTQAALTALFTAPVFGFVAPLAGSADGQGEGADDESASGEITIKLPKAQKTVVYGIAIAGGLGTYLLLGQLMGGGMGMPRFEAAVVGNLEFTWLVPLALIGTVCGWLYFVSEHASEALSHAIGERPVVKAMLAGLALAICGTVLPYTMFAGETQADVLMETYLTIPAGVLIATGLVKAMLTPALINLGWRGGHFFPVIFSGVSLGYGLAILTGADPVFCVAVCTASTMGAVMRQPVMVVGLLLMCFPLKGIVCMIIAAAIAAGIPLPKPLRK, encoded by the coding sequence ATGGATAACCTTGCCAAACCCACAAACCGTGCGCTGTTTTTGGTCAGCGTTGCCGTGACCGGTGCACTCGCGGGTGCTGCAGTCTGGCTATTCTTCTTTGCGATGGAGCACGGTATCGACTATCTATGGACCGAGATTCCACACGCGCTGGGCGTCGCTTCGCCCGAGCTTGCCAGCGGCCCGTTTGGCTTTCTGCCGTACCCGTTTTTTGTCTGCTTGCTGGGCGGCCTGCTGATCGGTCTGTACGAAAAGCTTACGGGCACCAAGACCGATGACCTCAACCAGGTGATGGCTAAGGTTAAGCAAGACGGATGCTACCCGTATGACAGCCTGGGCAAGCTTTCGCTCGCGGCATTGCTGCCGCTGCTGTTTGGCGGAAGCATTGGACCGGAGGCCGGCCTGACCGGCGTTATCGCGGGTCTGTGCAGCTGGGTCGGCGATCGCATGCGTCGCTTTGGCGCCGAGTTTAGGGAGCTCACGCTGCTGGGCACCCAGGCCGCGCTGACGGCGCTCTTTACCGCGCCCGTCTTTGGCTTTGTGGCGCCGCTCGCCGGTAGCGCCGACGGCCAGGGCGAAGGCGCCGACGATGAGTCCGCATCCGGCGAGATCACCATCAAGCTGCCCAAGGCGCAAAAGACGGTGGTCTACGGCATTGCGATTGCCGGCGGTCTGGGCACCTACCTGCTGCTCGGCCAGCTCATGGGCGGCGGCATGGGTATGCCGAGGTTCGAGGCTGCCGTGGTGGGCAACCTGGAGTTTACCTGGCTCGTTCCGCTGGCGCTCATCGGCACCGTTTGCGGTTGGCTGTACTTTGTCTCGGAGCACGCGAGCGAGGCGCTGTCCCATGCCATAGGGGAGCGCCCTGTCGTCAAGGCCATGCTAGCCGGTCTGGCGCTCGCCATCTGTGGCACGGTCCTGCCCTACACCATGTTTGCCGGCGAGACCCAGGCCGACGTGCTCATGGAAACCTATCTGACCATTCCCGCCGGCGTGCTTATCGCGACCGGTCTTGTTAAGGCCATGCTGACGCCCGCCCTCATCAACCTTGGTTGGCGTGGCGGCCACTTCTTCCCGGTTATCTTCTCGGGCGTAAGCCTGGGCTATGGCCTTGCCATCCTCACCGGCGCCGATCCGGTCTTTTGCGTCGCCGTCTGTACGGCCTCGACGATGGGCGCCGTTATGCGTCAGCCCGTCATGGTCGTGGGCCTGCTGCTTATGTGCTTCCCGCTCAAGGGCATTGTCTGCATGATCATCGCCGCAGCCATCGCCGCCGGCATTCCGCTGCCCAAGCCGCTGCGCAAGTAG
- a CDS encoding GntR family transcriptional regulator codes for MDIILSNSSDKPIYEQIASQVKAQILSGTLTAGAKLPSIRALASDLGVSVITTKRAYADLEQLGFICTVQGKGCFVAEGNQELLRENQLCHIEELLAKAASQAEALGVTRGKLHEMLDLIAPETMQ; via the coding sequence GTGGACATCATCCTATCCAATTCGAGCGACAAGCCCATCTACGAGCAAATAGCCTCGCAAGTCAAAGCTCAGATCCTTTCGGGCACGCTCACGGCGGGGGCCAAACTCCCCAGCATCCGTGCACTCGCGAGCGATCTTGGCGTGAGCGTCATCACCACCAAGCGCGCTTACGCCGACCTGGAGCAACTCGGCTTTATCTGCACCGTGCAGGGCAAAGGCTGCTTTGTCGCCGAGGGCAACCAAGAACTCTTGCGCGAAAACCAGCTCTGCCATATCGAAGAGCTACTTGCGAAAGCGGCGAGCCAAGCCGAAGCTCTGGGCGTCACGCGCGGCAAACTACACGAGATGCTCGACCTTATAGCCCCCGAAACCATGCAGTAA
- a CDS encoding SAM-dependent methyltransferase, which yields MNSAKSQSFPKATSFDAALVRSKIMGPNPLKLCEELLCGANIPRGARVCDLGSGTGITSALLAREYGFDTYAVDLWSDPVENRAFFDSLDIPRDTIHPVKADASQGLPFEHDFFDAVVSIDSYNYYGRDPRYLGEFLLPYVKQGGMLYLSIPGMVRDCHGNLPACLLKSWAPEQLDYMHDIAWWRAMIEPTPGVEIVSMQPMLCTDEAWEDWLACDNEYAAGDRAAVEAGALEYLNTIAIVLRKF from the coding sequence ATGAACTCTGCAAAATCTCAATCCTTCCCAAAAGCCACCAGCTTCGACGCGGCACTCGTACGCTCTAAGATTATGGGGCCGAACCCCCTCAAGCTCTGCGAAGAGCTCCTTTGCGGTGCGAATATCCCACGCGGCGCCCGCGTCTGCGACCTTGGGTCGGGCACCGGCATTACCAGCGCCCTGCTTGCCCGCGAATACGGATTTGACACCTACGCCGTCGATCTGTGGAGCGACCCCGTCGAGAACCGCGCGTTCTTTGATTCGCTCGACATTCCCCGCGACACGATTCACCCTGTTAAGGCGGACGCCTCACAGGGACTGCCGTTTGAGCACGACTTTTTTGATGCGGTCGTGAGCATCGACTCGTACAACTACTACGGCCGCGACCCACGCTATCTGGGCGAGTTCCTGCTCCCCTACGTAAAGCAAGGCGGGATGCTCTACTTAAGCATCCCCGGCATGGTTCGCGACTGCCACGGCAACCTGCCCGCCTGCCTGCTCAAATCCTGGGCACCCGAGCAGCTCGACTATATGCACGACATAGCCTGGTGGCGCGCCATGATCGAGCCGACCCCCGGCGTCGAGATTGTCTCGATGCAGCCTATGCTCTGCACGGACGAAGCGTGGGAAGACTGGCTCGCCTGCGACAACGAGTACGCAGCAGGCGACCGCGCTGCCGTTGAAGCCGGCGCGCTCGAATACCTCAACACCATCGCCATCGTGCTGAGAAAGTTCTAA